The following coding sequences are from one Streptomyces angustmyceticus window:
- the rpmH gene encoding 50S ribosomal protein L34 — MSKRTFQPNNRRRAKTHGFRLRMRTRAGRAILASRRGKGRARLSA; from the coding sequence GTGAGCAAGCGCACCTTCCAGCCGAACAACCGCCGCCGCGCGAAGACCCACGGCTTCCGCCTGCGCATGCGGACCCGCGCCGGCCGCGCGATTCTCGCGTCCCGCCGTGGCAAGGGTCGCGCCCGCCTGTCGGCCTGA